GTCAGAAACCTTCAAAAATGCTCATTTGCGACAGATTTCTGACGGAACCATCCGTCGGGCTATGTCGTAGGGAAAAAGAAAACCGTCAGGAATTCGCTAGGATGTCCTAACAAATTCTAACAGACgatttatttttacatagaCTGTCGTAGTATGAAATTAGGCTAAATCCTTCTATATccttaaatatgaaaaaaaatcccTTTTAGCAGAAGTTCTCTATATTACCTAGAAGCATTGATGGACCCGGACCTGAAGCTGAGATTTTTCTAGGAAAAATGAAGGTCGAAGTAGCAGGAGTAGTGACTTCTTGGTTTATTATTCTCcaatatatatgtacaaaaacAACCataatttaatagtaaaaaaagttattacactttttgttttatttataaacaacttacgtgatattaaaaaaaattaattgtgatTTTCTCGTatattacaattatttattagtaGGTCAAATTTATAAATCGTCTTTTAAAATGTGTatagattcaaaaaaattagacagGTACTGGTAAAAATTCATTGTATAAACACAAAACATGGATTTATAAACAACAATGTTCCttgaaaaataaagcaaaaataaacGACTAATACGATTTTAGTCTCCTAACAAAAAAAGGGGGAAAAAGttctatgaaacaaaaaaaaggaagaaaaaggtGGTATTCTCTTGGCCTCTTCCTAATGAAcagataaatatgatttttgtcaTTAAGAATAAAAGTATCTTCATTCCTATTTATATAACATACCTTTCCTCTTATGTTTGTTTATCTAAAGATTCCGAGGGCTTTTTACTTTCTCTTTAAAATCTCGTCAAATCGTTATTCGTTCTATCCTTGTAACAATTTCTTTCATGTTTTCCCTGTCATCTGGATTACTTGCAATACACACAGCGCCTATCCGCAGCAATTCTACCATTTGTTGCAACGAATCAGTATTACTCGATATCTCTGGATCAATAAGCTCTTCTTCTTTATGCTGCGCCACCGAAGATTGCACCCATTCAATGATATCTGTGCCACCTTTGCCGTTGTTTAGGTACTGCGAAGGGAACTTTCCCGTCATGATCTCTAAAAGGATTACTCCGAGGCAATATACATCAGATTTTGGTGAAACCTGCTGGTTTTGAGCGAATTCCGGGGATTTAAAAGCGAATAACGCCTGCGAGGCGTTGTCAGGCTGAAGAAGTGGGAGGAATGCGTAATCACTGACCAGTGGCTCATAGGTTTCACTTAATAGAACGTTACTGGACTTTAGATTTCCATGGGGAAGTTCGTAGGACGCAAACTCTTCATGCAAAAATTGCATCCCTAGTGCGACTCCTTGAATAATCTTCAACCTTGTTGACCAAGTTAGCTCGGAATGAAAAGTCCCTCGATCTCCTGAAATTGAGAAATAGACATTCGAAATTGATCAATATTAACCTTATTTGTTGTCAGTAAGAAAATCAATTTGCGTAATCTGCATAAATATCTCGCCATGAGACAATACTGGTTAgaaatatagtattttaaaaatactaaacaaaATACGgaggattaaccccattacagACTGTAGTTTCATGCAAAGATAGATtctaaatcaattgaaaaataaaaaagtagcAGTACCGTGCAAAACGTAGAGTAGACTGCTTTTCGGCATGTATTCCGAGACTACAAGCTTTTCTTCACGACGGTAATGATAAGCTAAAGGGGTAAGAACGTTAGGATGTCGTAGTTTCCCAAAACGTTGTAGCTCAACATGGAACGCATCACGTGACAGCTTGTTCATATCCCTGATCCGCTTTACAACCACGGATAATCCGTTGGCCATGACGGCCTTATAGGCCGACCCTAGGCTACCGTTGCCTAGCACCTCGGCCGCAGCCTTCATGAGATCGGGTAAACCAAATGAGCATTTCTCGCTGTTTACCATTATAATGTCTCCCATGccgcctcctcctccacctTTCCCATGATGCGTTGAACCTTTTTTAGAGGATCCGTCCGCGTTACTTCGCTTCTTGCTCGCCTCAACAGGCTTCTTTACGGAGTCTGGCATGCGTACTTCCACGCTTTCAGTGTCACTTAGGTGGTCCTTGCTGAGCATCCTGAACTCGGgctgcctcttcttcttcttccatcttgTTATAATTGCCACCAGGATCAAgaatatcaaaagaaaaagaatgacCATAAAGACGGCTTTCCCGGTGACTTCGTTAGGGTTTTTTCCTAACGCTGGTGGTTTATCATCGCACATGACATTCAGCGGCTGTCCACAAAGCTTCTGGTTGCCTTGAAAGTTCATCTTCACAATATTTCTTTCTGCTATGCTCTTTGGGATCTCTCCCTCCAGGTTATTGTTGGAGAGGTCGATTAATTTAAGATTCTTGTTACCATCTGTAAGCAAAGGTATCTCACCAGAGAACTGGTTGCCTTGCAAGTGAAGCTCCTCGAGGCCCGTGAGTTGCATCAAGGATGTGGGAATTTTCCCAGTGAAATCGTTCTGATCTAAAAATATGCGCTTAAGTTGAGGCCCGTGAGTTGCATCAAGGATGTGGGAATTTTCCCAGTGAAATCGTTCTGATCTAAAAATATGCGCTTAAGTTGTAGCATATCCTTGAAGAAATCATCAGCGATCTCTCCAGAAAAGCTATTGTTTGACAGCAAGAGCGATCTCAGGCCATGGAGCTTGAAGAAAGGAGGGAGTGGGCCCGAAAGAAGATTATTGTCAAGCCTGATTGTCCTTAGGTTTGGGAGATCCTTTAGATCCTCGACATGGATGATCCCAGAGAGACCGAGCTTGGTAACGTGAATACCGGAGACTGTTTGACCCCTTTGGCAGTAGATCCCAAACCATTTGCCATTGCAAGGATCGGTTCCAGTTCTCCATGAATTCAGGTCCCCTTTGGTTATATTCACCGAGGTTTTGAACCGCATGAGCGGCTCAGACTCGCTGACGTGTTGCAGAGACGGGGTGAAGGAGAAACAGAGGAGGCAAAGATATAGAACAGCAGTCATGGGTTAAAGAGAAGAAAAGGAGCTGCTGTTCTTTGTTGTTGTGGTTTTGCTCTTTTTGAAGAAGTTTATCACAAAGATGATGTATGGTGTTGCCTCTTCGTCTATGAATGTTGTTTTGCTTGGATTTTGTTTATTGTTCAAAACGTTAGACATTGTTTTTGAGGGTTCATAAAAAAAGGGagacatttttttcttgtcttagGGGAGTTAGCGAGCAAAGTTTAGCCTTCTCCTTACCAAAAATagctttttaataattttctaaattaaagATGGTTCTTCATTTTTGATTAAAAGGAATTTAAGATCCCGGAGACTTTCTTGGAGAATTTCTTACGACCATGGGTTTCTAAAGGTTTTAACATTCGTCCCAGCACAATTCTCGGGtgtcttttttaattttttgtgcaTCATCAGTCAGTttatacatgattttttttttgtcaaacatctACGAATTTTCATATGTGAATCagtttatatatgaatttttaataaccATTTTGAGTTATAAAGTGCCACAATTTAAGTATTTCCGTATGAGCACTTCAAGCTGTTAGATAAAAGCGTGGAGATAATTTCACAGCTCGAGCCTGAAAATCTGGTTCTGATTTCATCCGGTGACATCATGATTCTCTTGCTTATAATTTATAGGAAGTTCGGTGCgattttataaagattttatgggaaatttcaaataaaattaccCTACCTAAACACTAAATATACAAGAACCTACTGACGTAAATTCAAAACACTATGGTGAATTCAAGTGAAAGTGTTGCAAACTTGCAATACTCAACTCTTGTTGGAGAATCACtagtgcttttttttttcttttttctctaacACTAGAATTATATTAACTTCAAGGGAAATTACATGGTGGAATGCATTTGTAGAACCCAGAGCCAGCAAGAACAAGTTCTCCTGGATAAAACACCCCTAAGAAAGGGAGACTAAAACAACAACATAAGGGAACTGAATCAAAACCTAAGATACAGAAATCAGATCAGATAAAACAAATAACACCTTAGGACAAGGTGAAGACAATCGAAAGATGGATTTGATTGAGCTTAAACCAAGAACACACAAGAACTCATTATATTGCTCCATGCATCGAAGGAGCCACGAGCAAGACATGCATGAAACAATCCATGGAAGACAAGGTAAGAACCTGATTTGACCAAACGACTTCCAACGACTAAGGGTAAAAGAGCCAAAGCTCCAAATCCACTGAATCAAGCCGGTATAACGAAGACGGAAGAAACTTTCACGACCGCAATCAAACCGTTGCTATCAAATTCAAGGTTAAGCATTCCATCTAGACCCGAACGCTTCACCACCCAAGGCGAGACAAGGCAAACCGCAGAAAAATTCAGAAAAGAGGAGAGCGGAGCTTGAGCTGCAAGACCAAAGACGGCGGATAAGCTGACCACAACCAGGGACTAGAAGGATGGCCACATGCATGCATCCAAATTAAGAGCCAAATCCAAGTAAGACTTTTAGATCTATCGATCTAATCAAAGATCTGAAACTAACAACCCAGGTTTTGATAACAAAAAACTGAACAGAGCAaaggaaataagaaattaaaacaacATAAACCCAACCGACGCCGTGGCTATGGTAGTTCCCTGACGTCGGTTGGAGAACAGAGACCGGAAGAAGAAAGTGTTCCTCCGTAATATAAAAATGctatatttaactatttaccTCTATAAATAGgggaatgctatttttttctctaaatatagagaaaaaaaaaaagcattcttctattatagaggaacacattggagcaaaaacatcatttctatttttgtctctattttagagatcttTATTATAGAAATGGATTGAAGATGATCTTAAAAAAAAGGAGAGTAAACTTTATCTTACTAGCCGCGACGAATAAATATGAAGGTTtcttatactaaaatattattttttttttttcctttgtcatCAAAACTGGGAGATCGGCATCCATGTAAACGACGAAAGACAATTGTTTCCttacactgcgtgctaggctatccgcctttgtattttgcgttctTTGTACGTAGATGATCTCTAATCGGAGCAAACTGtctttcagaatttttaaatctttcaaataacttgcaaaaatTGAccaatctaaaatattatttttaaatattgaaaagGTAAGATTTGAGCAATTAtgattaaatgatttttaacaaTATGAAATTCATAATTGTAATCTTCAAATCGATACTATAATAAAACCCACAAAATTACATagataaaaccaaaatctttcAAGTATATCTTAATTCTGATCATGgatggagattttttttttttcaaaacactaTATATTGTTAGATAATTAAGATTATTAGAAGGAGAACAAATTAGCGCGTGACTATTGATTTATTGTTTGAATGTCTCCATGGTCTATTTCAGCATCTACCTTTCTAGCTTTATCTTTTATGTTAGGATTATTTTGTAATGTTATCGCAATCTCAATTTTTAGTTTGTGGTTGTTGGATTTATCGGATAAGCTGCGATATTTTAAACTGTGTGATTTTGAGTTCAATCTCTATTGCgagaaattaattattaaatgagattcaattttattttagacTTTTGAACCTTAAATTAtgttgtttaaattaaaaaaaaaaccaagttTTTAATCTGTTTGCAACAGATACATGTGACATCGGATTTCATGTATTGATAACATGTAATCGTAGCTTTGACATTTAAATAAGTTACAACTAGATCCTGAtcgcgcggatatgaattttcagtttttaattatttattttattaaatgatgtatttgtaatattcgttcatattatattcattaagaatttttttttgtatcttaaactatctatatttttacgaatgtgtgatatcatataaaaatataaaaaaaatgagtatagagttaattagataattttaaaaacagaaatttatctctcgtgtgcgatatcatataaataatgatccgtccagttaacaaaaatNNNNNNNNNNNNNNNNNNNNNNNNNNNNNNNNNNNNNNNNNNNNNNNNNNNNNNNNNNNNNNNNNNNNNNNNNNNNNNNNNNNNNNNNNNNNNNNNNNNNNNNNNNNNNNNNNNNNNNNNNNNNNNNNNNNNNNNNNNNNNNNNNNNNNNNNNNNNNNNNNNNNNNNNNNNNNNNNNNNNNNNNNNNNNNNNNNNNNNNNNNNNNNNNNNNNNNNNNNNNNNNNNNNNNNNNNNNNNNNNNNNNNNNNNNNNNNNNNNNNNNNNNNNNNNNNNNNNNNNNNNNNNNNNNNNNNNNNNNNNNNNNNNNNNNNNNNNNNNNNNNNNNNNNNNNNNNNNNNNNNNNNNNNNNNNNNNNNNNNNNNNNNNNNNNNNNNNNNNNNNNNNNNNNNNNNNNNNNNNNNNNNNNNNNNNNNNNNNNNNNNNNNNNNNNNNNNNNNNNNNNNNNNNNNNNNNNNNNNNNNNNNNNNNNNNNNNNNNNNNNNNNNNNaactgaaaataatatccgtacaattgtgtgagtcaaattcta
This DNA window, taken from Brassica oleracea var. oleracea cultivar TO1000 unplaced genomic scaffold, BOL UnpScaffold01029, whole genome shotgun sequence, encodes the following:
- the LOC106320709 gene encoding pollen receptor-like kinase 3 isoform X2; protein product: MTAVLYLCLLCFSFTPSLQHVSESEPLMRFKTSVNITKGDLNSWRTGTDPCNGKWFGIYCQRGQTVSGIHVTKLGLSGIIHVEDLKDLPNLRTIRLDNNLLSGPLPPFFKLHGLRSLLLSNNSFSGEIADDFFKDGPQLKRIFLDQNDFTGKIPTSLMQLTGLEELHLQGNQFSGEIPLLTDGNKNLKLIDLSNNNLEGEIPKSIAERNIVKMNFQGNQKLCGQPLNVMCDDKPPALGKNPNEVTGKAVFMVILFLLIFLILVAIITRWKKKKRQPEFRMLSKDHLSDTESVEVRMPDSVKKPVEASKKRSNADGSSKKGSTHHGKGGGGGGMGDIIMVNSEKCSFGLPDLMKAAAEVLGNGSLGSAYKAVMANGLSVVVKRIRDMNKLSRDAFHVELQRFGKLRHPNVLTPLAYHYRREEKLVVSEYMPKSSLLYVLHGDRGTFHSELTWSTRLKIIQGVALGMQFLHEEFASYELPHGNLKSSNVLLSETYEPLVSDYAFLPLLQPDNASQALFAFKSPEFAQNQQVSPKSDVYCLGVILLEIMTGKFPSQYLNNGKGGTDIIEWVQSSVAQHKEEELIDPEISSNTDSLQQMVELLRIGAVCIASNPDDRENMKEIVTRIERITI
- the LOC106320709 gene encoding pollen receptor-like kinase 3 isoform X1, which codes for MTAVLYLCLLCFSFTPSLQHVSESEPLMRFKTSVNITKGDLNSWRTGTDPCNGKWFGIYCQRGQTVSGIHVTKLGLSGIIHVEDLKDLPNLRTIRLDNNLLSGPLPPFFKLHGLRSLLLSNNSFSGEIADDFFKDMLQLKRIFLDQNDFTGKIPTSLMQLTGLEELHLQGNQFSGEIPLLTDGNKNLKLIDLSNNNLEGEIPKSIAERNIVKMNFQGNQKLCGQPLNVMCDDKPPALGKNPNEVTGKAVFMVILFLLIFLILVAIITRWKKKKRQPEFRMLSKDHLSDTESVEVRMPDSVKKPVEASKKRSNADGSSKKGSTHHGKGGGGGGMGDIIMVNSEKCSFGLPDLMKAAAEVLGNGSLGSAYKAVMANGLSVVVKRIRDMNKLSRDAFHVELQRFGKLRHPNVLTPLAYHYRREEKLVVSEYMPKSSLLYVLHGDRGTFHSELTWSTRLKIIQGVALGMQFLHEEFASYELPHGNLKSSNVLLSETYEPLVSDYAFLPLLQPDNASQALFAFKSPEFAQNQQVSPKSDVYCLGVILLEIMTGKFPSQYLNNGKGGTDIIEWVQSSVAQHKEEELIDPEISSNTDSLQQMVELLRIGAVCIASNPDDRENMKEIVTRIERITI